Part of the Aureitalea marina genome, TCGTCGCCAGGATGCCGTAGGCACCCCATTCTGTATCACAGTAGACCATCAGACCAAAGATGACCAAACGGTGACCCTGAGGCATCGGGATAGCATGGAGCAGGAACGGGTCGAGATATCCGATCTTCCAGCGAAGATGGCTAGCTTATTGGAAGTTAAGAGTTGGTTAGCTTCTTAAAACACTCCTATCCACTGGTCTTTTCATAGTAATGAGGTAGCTTGGGAACAGGGATTGTGCCCTTAGAAAGTGCTTCTAAATTATTGCCTTTTAAATAATTGGTGGTATTTTTATGCAATCAACAATTTATTAAACTTATCCTAATGAAAATCAAATTCTACTTTCTACTTGCATGTTGCTTATGTCTGGGAGTTTCGACTCCTTTAAATGCCCAGCAGGTGACTACAGGAGCAGAGATCATTACTCCCAGTGATTTCTTTATCACTGCCCCGTTGAGAGACCTTCCAATGGCGGATTTGAATAACCTCTCTCCAAAAGAGACCCCGAGAGGTACAGAGAGTCAACGCAAAGCGGCATTGGCCGAATTCTTGAAAGGAGCAGGAGCCAGTCCAACCCAGGTTGATCCATTGGCTCAAACCGAACCACAAACCAGAGCGGGAGATGATCCATTACTCAGTTTTGACGGTGTAAACGTTAGTAATCTTTTTCCTCCGGATCCAACTGCGGCAGTAGGTCCTAATCACATTGTTCAGATGACCAACCGATTCTGGGGTGTATGGGATAAAGAAGGTAATCTCGAACCAGGGTTCCCTAAGAACATCAACGACCCAATTGGTGGTTCTATCTCCGGAGATCCTATCGTTCTTTATGATCGTGAGGCCGATCGTTGGTTTATTTCGCAATTTCAGTTTGGAAGCTCGCTTCGATTTGCAGTTTCTGAAACTCCAGATCCAACTGGATCTTACTTTGTGTATTCATTCCCGCTATCGTCAAATGACTACCCACACTATTCCATTTACGGGAACAGTTACATCGTAGCTGGTAACTTTTCTCCATCTGGAAGATTCCTGGCCTTTAACCGTGAAAAGATTTTAGCTGGAGATCCTTCGGCAGAAGCTGTAACATTGACTATGCCTGGATTCCGTCCGGGAACAGTATTCCGTGCTCCTCAACCAGTTCACTCTGAAGGCGCGGGTGCTGCAGCTGGTTCCGCACCTATTGTATGGTTCCATGACGATGCTTGGGGTGGAGTTTCTCAAGATGCTGCCGTAGTTTGGGAGTTCGATGTAGACTGGAACAACCCAGGTAGTGCTTCAGTGACCGGACCGATTGAAATTCCATTGGCGGACTTCGACTCATTTATTGCTGGAACAGGAGGAGATGCTTTTGCCAACTTGGCGCAGCCAGGTGTAAGCCAACGTATCGATGCCTTGGTACACGTTATGAACTTCCAGGCACATCGTTATGACTTTGGAACGCATGAGTCCATGATCTTTAACTTCGTTGTCGAGATCAACAACGGTAGCCGTCAAGCAGGACTGCGCTGGGTTGAATTGAGACGTTCTGGCGGTGGAGACTGGGAACTCTATCAGGAAGGAACTTATGTTGATCCTACCGGTAATGATGAAAGCGTATTCATGGGAGCCATGAGTATGGACCAGGAAGGGAATATGGCCATGGGTTATATCAAGACTGGGCCCGATACTTTTCCATCGCTGTATTACACAGGAAGAGCTCCAGGTGACGATCTAGGTCAGATGACCATTCAGGAAACGCTGATCGTGGCAGGTACAAATTCCATCAACCAAGGGAACTCTCGTTATGGAGATTACGGTCAATTGGTGCGTGATCCAGTAGATGACCTGACCTTCTGGTATACTAGCCAGTATTCAGGGTCTTCTCCAGAGCGTACGCGAATTGCGGCCTTCAAGATCTCAGAAGAACTTTCTGTTGACGAATTACAGGCGGCTGAGACCGATTTTGTGATCACTTCTTCAGACAACCGCATATTCGATGTTAACTTGTTGAGCAACTCTACTAATGATATGCTTAGACTATCAGTTTATGATGTCCTCGGAAACCGAGTTATCTATTCTCAGGTAAAGAAGAATTCATCAGGAGTTTATTACCAGCAATTGGATATGAATGGTAAGGCCAGCGGGGTTTACATTGTAAGTGTAGGGAACGCTAAAACGAAGATGACCAAGCAGATCATCGTTCGCTAAGGTCAAAGACATACTCATAAAAAAGAGGGGAATTATTCCCCTCTTTTTTTTATCTCTTCAATGGCGATCGGATTGGCCTTTTGACACCGGTTAGCCATTCTAAGTCCCCGGAATTTAAACCAGACCTTCAACCCTTCAGTTTTAAAGGCATCGTCTATCTCTACAGGGTCATAGTAGGTGGTGGTGTCTGTTCCCTCCAATCTTATCGTTACGGGGCAATCTCGAGGTTCGTCCGATAATACTACGGTTCCGGCTGCAAAACCTTCGGCAATCATTTTTTCTGCATTGGTCTCCACGGGAATGGTATTGTCGGATTTGTTTTTTGTAGATGAGCAAGATATTAGCAATAGAGTTGAAACTCCAATCGAAAAGTATCGTAAAAAATTCATAATCAATATGTTTTAGTTGGTTAGTTCAAAAGCAGTGCCAAGAATTCATATAGTCTAGCAGAATTTTCCAAGAGTTCTGATAAAAATTTCACTTTCCTACGCAAAAAACTCTTATTTTCGGCAGAATTACTTAAAAATAACTAATAATACGATGAAATTACAATTATCCCTATTATTCGTCTTGGCATTGATCTCCTCTGGTGTTTCTGCACAACAGGTCAGTAGTGAAGGCGCGTTTTACACGGGACAAGTGGCTTCTATGCGTTATGTAGAACCATTATCCTCCCGGACTAACCTGATCCCTGCTGAGGATCGAACTGGAGAGGCCCAAGATGGACGCTCTTCACGTCCGGAAGTCATTCCCGGTAAAGACCCTCAGACTACAAATGATTACTTTGCAAGCAATCCGCATCCCATGACCGGGAAGATTGCTTCTCGTTCGCCGCTGATCGTCTTTGACGCCTCGGCATCCAGCTCTCAACCAACAGACCCGTCTCTGGCGGTTGGTCCTAATCACGTTATTTCGGTTTTTAATACCGGATTCGTGATCTTCAATGACAAGTTGGATCCAGCCAATAACAATACTGGACAACTATCAGTGACCAATATCTTCTCAGGTGGAGGTTGTTGTGACCTTACCGTTTCTTATGATTCTGCAGCGGACCGCTGGGTTTTGAGTTATCTCTTTGTAGGTGCTGGTGCCGAGATCGCTGTTTCTGACGGACCAGATCCAAACACAGCCGGCTGGTACGTATACAGTATTCCACAGATCAATGATTACCAAAAATTATCTGTTTGGAGTGATGGTTATTACATTACCGATAATGTAGGTGGATCAAACCGTGTATGGGCTCTTGAAAGAGATGCACTTCTGGCTGGAGACCCGGCAGCGAGTATCCAAGGGTTCAACTTGCCAGGAATTGTTACAAGCGGTTTCTTTAGCCCGCAAGCGTTGAATGTGACTGACGACAATATGCCAGCTGACGGAAATGCGACTATCATCTACCTACAGGATGATGCCTGGAGTGGAGTTTCTTTTGATCACTTCAAGATCTGGACCATCGATGCAGATTTTGACAATCCCGGAAACTCAACTGTTTCTGCACCAACCGAGATAGCTACCGATCCGTTCATCTCTGTATTTGACGGAGGTAGCTTTTCTAACCTGACTCAACCAGGTGGAGGTGTTGCTATTGATGCCCTACAGGCTACTATCATGAACCAGGCTCAATTCCGTAAGTTCCCTGCTTACAACTCGGCCCTGTTCAACTTTGTGGTGGATGTAGATGCTACATCTGGAGAGAAAGCAGGTGTTCGCTGGTTCGAATTACGACAAGATGGAGATGGCCAGCCTTGGACTGTTTATCAGGAAGGAACTTACACATCTCCTGATACTCCAACCGGAGGTGAGAAGCACGCCTGGCATGCCAGTTTGATGATGGATGGTTCTGGAAATATCGGGATGGGTTACTCGGCTATGACAGTCGATCCTAGTGACCCCAACCCAATACGTGTTAGTTCTTATTACACCGGACGTTATGCTAGTGACCCATTAGGGACCATGACCATAGAAGAAGAACTTATCGCCAATGGTAACGCGAACATCCCTGGATTGCGATATGGTGATTACAGTAAGATCGATATCGATCCGGTGAATGACAAGACCTTCTGGTTTATCAATGAATACATGAACAGTGGGCGTAAGAACGTGGTGGGTGTGTTTCAAATCACTCCAAACTTCAATAACGATGCAGGAGTGGTCAGTATCGATACACCTGTAACAGGAACCCTATCGGATTCAGAAGAAATCACAGTTACTATTTTTAACTACGGTCTGGATCCTATCGCTGATTTTGATGTGACCTATCAGGTAGATGGTGGAGCTGTGGTCACAGAAACTTTCAATGGGACCATAGAGTCTACCGAGACTGCCCAGTTCAGCTTTGTAACACTAGCTGATCTGAGTACTGTTGGTCAGACCTATTCCATTACTGCATCGACTGCCCTGGCAGGAGATGAGGATAACGGAAACGATTCTACGACCAAGGAGGTTACCTTTTTGGAGCCTAACGATTTAGGTGTAACGGCTATTACAGCTCCTCAGTCCGGAACCAACCTGCCAGCTGATGCCGAGATCACGGTGACCATTACCAACTTTGGAGGTGAATCTCAATCTAACTTTGATGTGACCTACAACTTGGACGGTAATGAAGTGACTGAACAGGTTGCAGGGCCTTTGGCTGGAAACTCTGAGCTTAGCTACACATTTACGCAAACAGCCGATCTTTCTGCTTTTGGGTCATATTCACTCAGTGCGAGAACAGATCTTCCAACGGATAGTGATAACACCAACGATGA contains:
- a CDS encoding T9SS type A sorting domain-containing protein, which produces MKIKFYFLLACCLCLGVSTPLNAQQVTTGAEIITPSDFFITAPLRDLPMADLNNLSPKETPRGTESQRKAALAEFLKGAGASPTQVDPLAQTEPQTRAGDDPLLSFDGVNVSNLFPPDPTAAVGPNHIVQMTNRFWGVWDKEGNLEPGFPKNINDPIGGSISGDPIVLYDREADRWFISQFQFGSSLRFAVSETPDPTGSYFVYSFPLSSNDYPHYSIYGNSYIVAGNFSPSGRFLAFNREKILAGDPSAEAVTLTMPGFRPGTVFRAPQPVHSEGAGAAAGSAPIVWFHDDAWGGVSQDAAVVWEFDVDWNNPGSASVTGPIEIPLADFDSFIAGTGGDAFANLAQPGVSQRIDALVHVMNFQAHRYDFGTHESMIFNFVVEINNGSRQAGLRWVELRRSGGGDWELYQEGTYVDPTGNDESVFMGAMSMDQEGNMAMGYIKTGPDTFPSLYYTGRAPGDDLGQMTIQETLIVAGTNSINQGNSRYGDYGQLVRDPVDDLTFWYTSQYSGSSPERTRIAAFKISEELSVDELQAAETDFVITSSDNRIFDVNLLSNSTNDMLRLSVYDVLGNRVIYSQVKKNSSGVYYQQLDMNGKASGVYIVSVGNAKTKMTKQIIVR
- a CDS encoding GEVED domain-containing protein; protein product: MKLQLSLLFVLALISSGVSAQQVSSEGAFYTGQVASMRYVEPLSSRTNLIPAEDRTGEAQDGRSSRPEVIPGKDPQTTNDYFASNPHPMTGKIASRSPLIVFDASASSSQPTDPSLAVGPNHVISVFNTGFVIFNDKLDPANNNTGQLSVTNIFSGGGCCDLTVSYDSAADRWVLSYLFVGAGAEIAVSDGPDPNTAGWYVYSIPQINDYQKLSVWSDGYYITDNVGGSNRVWALERDALLAGDPAASIQGFNLPGIVTSGFFSPQALNVTDDNMPADGNATIIYLQDDAWSGVSFDHFKIWTIDADFDNPGNSTVSAPTEIATDPFISVFDGGSFSNLTQPGGGVAIDALQATIMNQAQFRKFPAYNSALFNFVVDVDATSGEKAGVRWFELRQDGDGQPWTVYQEGTYTSPDTPTGGEKHAWHASLMMDGSGNIGMGYSAMTVDPSDPNPIRVSSYYTGRYASDPLGTMTIEEELIANGNANIPGLRYGDYSKIDIDPVNDKTFWFINEYMNSGRKNVVGVFQITPNFNNDAGVVSIDTPVTGTLSDSEEITVTIFNYGLDPIADFDVTYQVDGGAVVTETFNGTIESTETAQFSFVTLADLSTVGQTYSITASTALAGDEDNGNDSTTKEVTFLEPNDLGVTAITAPQSGTNLPADAEITVTITNFGGESQSNFDVTYNLDGNEVTEQVAGPLAGNSELSYTFTQTADLSAFGSYSLSARTDLPTDSDNTNDETAVTIVNSNCEPGANCTLGDGIVRLQLENVDNNSGCDPDGYGNYTNLIVELPTPDADYDLTITTGYGNQFVRAWIDFNDDFVFTIDELVVNNYEIADGQGAGDYTETMTLSVPASASPGQHLMRVKTNWNAPVPDDACEETTYGETEDYLAEIGVLSFGDNQVSSEDLVIIHQGNNLFEVTMISPNGPEKLELSVYNILGQQILNRRLESNNGTYNYQLNMNYVSSGVYMVRLGTSQGGLVKKIVVR